In a single window of the Nicotiana tomentosiformis chromosome 10, ASM39032v3, whole genome shotgun sequence genome:
- the LOC138900358 gene encoding uncharacterized protein: protein MVDFDVILGMDWLSPCHIVLDYHTTTATLVMTGLPRIEWRESLDYVPNRVIPYLKAQRMVGKGCLSYLAIARDVSADAPTIDFVLVVREFPYVFPADLPHMPPNRDIDFGIDLVPGTQLISIPPYLMALNKLNELKEQLQELLDKGFIRPSMSPWGALPGGTCPTFEDCVAAVEGGEALC from the exons atggttgattttgatgtgatcttgggtatggattggttgtccccatgtcatattGTTCTGGATTATCACACTACGACTGCGACGTTGGTGATGACGGGGTTGCCGAGAATTGAGTGGAGAGAATCTTTAGACTATGTTCCCAATAGAGTGATtccatatttgaaggcccagcggatggttgggaagggttgtttatcttatttggccatTGCAAGGGATGTCAGTGCTGatgctcctactattgattttgttctGGTGGTGCGGGAGTTTCCGTacgtgtttcctgcagacttgccgcACATGCCGcccaatagggatattgacttcggtattgacttggtgccgggcactcagctcatttctattccaccatatctcaTGGCATTAAATAAGTTGAatgaattgaaggagcaacttcaggaactccttgataaggggtttattaggcctagtatgtcaccttggggtgcactg ccaggaggaacatgcccaacatttgaggattgtgttgcagcggttgagggaggagaagctttatgttaa